The window GGGCTGATTTTCCGGGTGTCTGTGGGATCCCGCCCGATCAAAATCAGCATCACAACCCCTGCTTCGCTGGCCATAAGTCATCACCACCCGGTGAACGGGGGCGGAATTTAGGTCAGCGAAGTGGACTGAATCCTTGGCGAATCACGCCTTTGTCAATGGCATGGTGAATGGCAAGGTTGTGTGAAATTTGGATGAAGCTAACCCGTCATCCCAGATCTCAATCCCAAATCTATCTGTGTCATTGATAACTCGTATGCTCCGAAAGAATACGTAAACAGCCCTAGCCACTGAATCCCAAAAACGCTGCCAATTAACGCTTTATCCGAGTCTGTGAATAGTTGGTGCTGATCCGCAAGAGCAATCCTTAAGCAATCAAAGTCACCACTACCCAACTCCTTCAAACCCGTGCAACGATGAGCGCCTTTGGTATCGTAGAGATGAAAGATGCTGCTCGGGCTTGCAACGCATCGACCCCGCAACCGGATCGACTCTGCAATCCTTGGTGATGCCGGATGAGCTATTGCCTAAACCCTGCCTGTCCCCACCCCGAAAATCCCGACGAGGCCGAACGTTGTCAAACTTGCGGCTCATCGTTGCTACTGGGCGATCGCTATCGCATCCTCCGTGCCCTTGGCCAGGGGGGGTTTGGCGCGACGTTTTTGGCAGAAGATATCTCCCTGCCCGGTAGCCCCAAGTGCGTCATTAAGCAATTACGACCTGCTACCACCGCGCCCCATGTATTTGAAATGGCGCGTAATCTTTTCCAGCGGGAAGCCAAAACCCTGGGCAAAATTGGCAATCATCCCCAAATTCCCCAACTCTTGAACTTCTTTGAACGGGATAAGGAGTTTTATCTTGTTCAGGAATTTGTGGATGGCATGACCCTGAAGGGTGAAGTGAAAAAGAACGGCCCCTACAGTGAAGCGGCTGTTCGGCAATTTCTCAGCGAAGCCCTGCCCATTCTGCAATACGTCCATTCCAATAAGGTCATTCACCGAGATATCAAGCCGGATAACCTCATTCGACGGGAACAGGATAAACGGCTGGTCCTCATTGACTTTGGCGCGGTAAAAGATCAGGTGCAAACGGGCCCCGTCTCTGACCAAACGGCCTTGACGGCGGTGTCGGTGGGAACCCCCGGCTATGCTCCACCGGAACAGCTCTCCCTGCGCCCTGTTTATGCCAGTGATATCTATGCCTTGGGTGCAACTTGCATCTATTTGCTAACGGGGCGATCGCCCAAGGATTTGGACTATCACCCCACCACCGGTGAAATGATGTGGCAGAAATACGTCCACATCAGCGCTCACTTGGCCAATGTGCTGAAGAAAATGCTGGAAATTGCCGTCAAAAACCGGTATCAGCGTTCCGAAGACATCCTGCGGGCCCTCGACCTGGAGCCTTACATGGACGACTTGGCGCAGAGTATGGCGCTACCGGTCAGCACCGAGCCAACCCGTCCTTCTATGGGAGGGAATTTTGGTGGGCCGCCCGTTGCCAACAACACTTCCCGTTTAGCCCAGTCCATCCGTGCCCGTCGATCGCGCCCTGAATTAACTGGTGGTCTCAGCACGGGTAGCTCCTTATCGGGGGCAGCCGGCAACAGCGGTCGGGTGAGCGGCGGCAACAAACCCAAAGCCGGTGGCCCCATGCCATGGCTCAAGGGCAATGAAGTTCAAACCTATTACGCCAAAGGCCGCCGGGATTTTGCCGCCCACAACATCAGTCGTGGGGAACTGCCAAACGTCAACCTATCCGGCTGTATTTTTCGAGAGTCAAAGCTCGATAAGACAAACTTGCAGGGATCGAATTTAACGGAAGCAAACTTCGCCAAAGCCAGCTTGCTAGAGGCTAATTTACGCGGGGCCCAGCTCATTCGCGCCTATTTCCATACGGCGAATTTAGCCAAGGCCGACTTCCGCAAAGCCGACCTCAGCTACGCCAATTTTACGAATGCCAACCTTTCCGGGGCTAACTTCTGTGGCGCGAACCTGACCGGGGCCAAAATTGACGAAGAGCAGTTGGCGGTTGCTAAAACCAACTGGATGACCATCATGCCCAGTGGTAAGCGCGGCTTCATGTAGAGCGCGCTGGATTGGGTTTTTGGGATCCGATTTTTGGAATCGGGGTTGATCGATCGCGCCTCCCACTTTGCCCAGTCGCTCACTGGCTCCCTCGAATCAACCCCTGATCTCAGTGGTCATGGCAGCGTGGTGATCTCGGCAGCCTACTGGGTATCAGTGTTTTGGATACGCATACTGATGTCCAGCCAACGAGATTGGGTCATCGGCGCACTGGTGGAAACGTAATCTACGCCGGTTTGCGCGATCGATCGCACCGTAGCCAGCGAAACATTGCCCGAAGCCTCAATTTTGATATGAGGAGCCTTGGCGCGAATCATGGCCACCGCCTCCCTCATCATCGCCAGCGGCATGTTGTCCAACATGATGATGTCTACCCCCGCTGCGATCGCCTCTGCCACTTGCGCCAGGGATTCCGTTTCCACCTCGATCATCAAGGGATAGGGACAGAGCGATCGAACATGTTCCACCGCCACCGCCACCCCACCAGCCGCCGCCAAGTGGTTATCCTTCAACATCACCGCATCATCCAGCCCCATACGGTGATTGACCGCACCCCCAACCTGAGCTGCATATTTCTCCAAAATCCTGAGTCCTGGAATCGTCTTCCTCGTATCCGCTAGC is drawn from Limnothrix sp. FACHB-406 and contains these coding sequences:
- a CDS encoding serine/threonine-protein kinase, giving the protein MSYCLNPACPHPENPDEAERCQTCGSSLLLGDRYRILRALGQGGFGATFLAEDISLPGSPKCVIKQLRPATTAPHVFEMARNLFQREAKTLGKIGNHPQIPQLLNFFERDKEFYLVQEFVDGMTLKGEVKKNGPYSEAAVRQFLSEALPILQYVHSNKVIHRDIKPDNLIRREQDKRLVLIDFGAVKDQVQTGPVSDQTALTAVSVGTPGYAPPEQLSLRPVYASDIYALGATCIYLLTGRSPKDLDYHPTTGEMMWQKYVHISAHLANVLKKMLEIAVKNRYQRSEDILRALDLEPYMDDLAQSMALPVSTEPTRPSMGGNFGGPPVANNTSRLAQSIRARRSRPELTGGLSTGSSLSGAAGNSGRVSGGNKPKAGGPMPWLKGNEVQTYYAKGRRDFAAHNISRGELPNVNLSGCIFRESKLDKTNLQGSNLTEANFAKASLLEANLRGAQLIRAYFHTANLAKADFRKADLSYANFTNANLSGANFCGANLTGAKIDEEQLAVAKTNWMTIMPSGKRGFM
- the nadC gene encoding carboxylating nicotinate-nucleotide diphosphorylase codes for the protein MAKGMLPGWLQVDGLLQGWLLEDLGRGDRATLAVVRGAAKEPWGQATWIAKAEGVIAGLPIAGRVFQLLDDRVVWSAEVEEGVACVPGQLLAQVSGPLEALLSGERVALNLVMRLSGVATLASQYVEQLTGLPTQLADTRKTIPGLRILEKYAAQVGGAVNHRMGLDDAVMLKDNHLAAAGGVAVAVEHVRSLCPYPLMIEVETESLAQVAEAIAAGVDIIMLDNMPLAMMREAVAMIRAKAPHIKIEASGNVSLATVRSIAQTGVDYVSTSAPMTQSRWLDISMRIQNTDTQ